A genomic stretch from Theobroma cacao cultivar B97-61/B2 chromosome 4, Criollo_cocoa_genome_V2, whole genome shotgun sequence includes:
- the LOC18603771 gene encoding uncharacterized protein LOC18603771, translating into MKREHQAECGGCSVPGRLLLHNVRYRASYRRLCTNCVLKNHQGLFCPICLEVFNESPPPHQRLICLKCPSISHLSCSSSSSQSSFTCPPCSNPNFSFFNVDPNITNKKPKSTPDHQGGSNDDHDNDKKKRVIDREAAKALLAAAKIAAASMSKAAAVARVEAERRVKEATLAKKRAKEALERLAFLARKDNDRLKSALVGIPKSKTAAAAAAIADPKTNALSPSPLPEKGNNGLYSVSAANAPIPIPKLQRQHSAHGMPN; encoded by the coding sequence ATGAAGCGGGAGCACCAGGCCGAATGCGGGGGCTGCAGCGTCCCAGGGCGGTTGCTCCTCCACAACGTCCGTTATAGAGCCAGCTACCGACGTCTGTGCACCAACTGCGTCCTGAAGAACCACCAGGGCCTGTTCTGTCCTATCTGCCTTGAGGTGTTCAACGAGTCCCCTCCTCCTCATCAGCGCCTCATCTGCCTCAAATGCCCCTCCATTTCTCACCTCTCCTGCTCCTCCTCTTCTTCCCAATCCTCCTTCACCTGCCCTCCTTGCTCCAACCCTAATTTCTCCTTCTTTAATGTCGACCCCAACATAACCAATAAGAAACCTAAGTCAACGCCCGATCATCAGGGAGGATCTAACGACGACCACGACAACGACAAGAAGAAGAGGGTTATTGACAGGGAGGCGGCTAAAGCGCTTCTGGCTGCTGCTAAGATCGCGGCTGCCTCCATGAGTAAAGCTGCGGCCGTTGCTCGAGTGGAGGCTGAGAGGAGGGTCAAGGAGGCTACTTTGGCAAAGAAGAGGGCCAAAGAGGCTCTCGAGAGACTCGCCTTTTTGGCCCGTAAGGACAATGATAGACTTAAATCCGCCCTCGTAGGCATACCAAAATCTAAaactgctgctgctgctgctgctatAGCTGACCCCAAAACCAACGCTTTATCTCCATCTCCTCTTCCTGAAAAGGGGAATAATGGTTTATATTCTGTTTCTGCTGCTAATGCTCCCATTCCAATTCCCAAGTTGCAGCGACAACACAGCGCTCATGGTATGCCTAATTGA
- the LOC18603772 gene encoding 50S ribosomal protein L3-2, chloroplastic — protein sequence MSALSRGLISRLHQHLLSLSRPSSSSPSASVAAPTLLPFHLLARRLFSSDALMDGSQILQQQPSRIIQATPAIMTSNSKRTGLMAVKLGMTALWDKWGARLPITVLWVDDNIVSQVKTVEKEGIFSLQIGCGHKKAKHLTRPEVGHFRAQGVPLKRKLREFPVTEDALLPVGTSLGVRHFVPGQYVDVTGISRGKGFQGGMKRWGFKGMPASHGASLSHRSIGSTGQRDAPGKVFKGKKMPGRMGGKQRTVKNVWVYRIDPARNLMWVKGQVPGAEGNFVFIKDAVYKKPDVSELPFPTYFAAEDEDETDLEPLVADLGEVDPFMVAD from the exons ATGTCGGCCTTATCCAGAGGCCTCATTTCTCGTCTCCACCAGCACCTCCTTTCCCTATCAAGGCCATCGTCATCGTCACCGTCCGCGTCCGTAGCAGCCCCGACGCTCCTCCCCTTTCATCTCTTAGCTAGGAGACTCTTCAGCTCCGATGCCTTGATGGACGGCTCCCAGATCCTCCAACAACAACCCAGCCGCATCATCCAGGCCACTCCAGCTATCATGACATCCAACTCCAAGCGCACCGGGCTCATGGCCGTCAAGTTGGGCATGACTGCTCTTTGGGACAAGTGGGGTGCTAGGCTTCCCATCACCGTCCTCTGGGTTGATGACAATATCGTCTCTCAGGTCAAGACTGTTGAGAAAGAAGGAATCTTTTCCCTCCAG ATTGGTTGCGGCCACAAGAAGGCGAAACATTTGACAAGGCCTGAAGTGGGTCATTTCAGAGCTCAAGGTGTTCCCTTGAAGAGGAAATTGAGGGAGTTCCCTGTCACCGAAGATGCTCTTCTTCCTGTTGGTACATCCCTTGGTGTTCGTCATTTTGTTCCAGGGCAATATGTAGATGTTACTGGAATCTCTAGAGGGAAAGGTTTTCAG GGTGGAATGAAAAGATGGGGATTTAAAGGAATGCCAGCATCGCATGGTGCATCCTTATCGCATCGGAGTATTGGTTCTACTGGTCAGAGGGATGCTCCTGGAAAG gtatttaaaggaaaaaagatgCCTGGGCGCATGGGTGGCAAGCAGAGAACAGTTAAAAATGTGTGGGTATACAGGATAGACCCTGCAAGGAATTTGATGTGGGTGAAAGGCCAG GTCCCAGGTGCTGAAGGGAACTTTGTTTTCATAAAGGATGCTGTTTACAAGAAACCCGATGTTTCGGAGCTTCCATTCCCAACTTATTTTGCCGCAGAAGATGAGGATGAAACTGATTTAGAACCTCTTGTTGCTGATCTTGGGGAGGTAGATCCATTTATGGTAGCAGATTGA
- the LOC18603773 gene encoding probable GTP diphosphokinase CRSH, chloroplastic yields MVAMSSMELLIPKLRLGECHSKSQLLALSSSCIAKQQHPRALMCKASAAESNATALEQTGGKMVVELVGAFNQLTQKINVLSSSSSRLLFKSLKLSIPILQALPLVPDGRSPLSKALSLALLLAALQMDAEVISAGLLTQVLEAGAISIYQVRDRIGTGTAHLLHESMRLKNIPSKVEVLDDDSAAALRKFCLTFYDIRALILDLALKLDMMRHLDYLPRYQQQMLSLEVLKIYAPLAHAVGTNHLSLELEDLSFRYLFPYSYLYVDTWLRSHQPGNKPLIDIYKEQLLQTLKADPILADMVDDVAVKGRYKSRYSTMKKLLRDGRKPEEVNDVLGLRVILNPRSGIDMSQEGERACYRTREIIQSLWKEMPHRTKDYIARPKANGYKSLHMAVDVSDNGMARPLMEIQIRTIEMDMLATGGTASHSLYKGGLTDPEEAKRLKAIMIAAAELAALRLKDFPSTNHKGLGFGQRDEVFRLLDKNADGKISIEELMEVMEELGAPGEDAREMMQLLDSNSDGSLSSDEFGLFQKQVEFMRNLEDRDVQCKTMLNDKLQVADNSGLIQVYSKEFGDRLVN; encoded by the exons ATGGTGGCGATGAGCTCGATGGAGTTGCTGATCCCCAAATTAAGGTTGGGAGAATGCCACTCCAAATCCCAACTATTAGCACTATCCTCATCATGTATTGCAAAGCAGCAGCACCCGCGTGCATTGATGTGCAAAGCATCAGCGGCGGAATCCAATGCGACGGCGCTGGAGCAGACGGGAGGGAAGATGGTGGTGGAGCTGGTGGGAGCCTTCAACCAGCTGACCCAGAAGATCAACGTCTTGTCCAGCAGCTCCTCTCGCTTGCTCTTCAAGTCTCTCAAGCTCTCCATTCCCATCCTGCAGGCCTTGCCTCTCGTTCCTGATGGCCGCTCTCCTCTTTCTAAGGCCTTGTCTCTCGCTCTCCTTCTCGCCGCTCTCCAG ATGGATGCAGAAGTTATTTCCGCTGGCCTACTGACCCAAGTTCTGGAGGCAGGTGCCATTTCCATCTATCAAGTCAGAGATCGTATTGGTACTGGCACTGCCCATCTTTTGCATGAAAGCATGCGCTTGAAGAATATCCCTTCCAAAGTCGAAGttttggatgatgatagtgcggCTGCCCTAAGAAAATTCTGCCTTACATTCTATGACATCAGGGCTCTCATTTTGGACCTCGCTCTCAAGCTTGATATGATGAGGCATCTTGATTACCTCCCAAGATATCAACAACAAATGCTCTCTCTTGAGGTTTTGAAGATATATGCCCCCTTAGCTCATGCTGTGGGAACCAACCACTTGTCACTCGAGCTTGAAGATCTCTCCTTTCGTTATCTCTTTCCTTATTCATACCTGTATGTCGATACATGGCTAAGAAGCCACCAGCCTGGAAATAAGCCTCTAATTGACATATACAAGGAACAGCTGCTCCAAACTTTAAAAGCTGATCCTATCTTAGCTGACATGGTTGATGATGTCGCTGTTAAGGGCCGCTATAAAAGTCGGTACAGCACAATGAAGAAGCTCCTGAGAGATGGCCGTAAGCCAGAAGAAGTAAATGATGTTCTAGGATTGCGAGTCATATTGAATCCTAGGTCTGGCATAGACATGTCACAAGAAGGTGAAAGAGCATGCTACAGGACTCGTGAAATCATTCAATCACTATGGAAAGAAATGCCTCACAGAACAAAAGACTATATTGCAAGGCCCAAAGCAAATGGATATAAGAGCTTACATATGGCAGTTGATGTGAGTGACAATGGAATGGCTAGACCACTTATGGAAATACAAATACGCACTATTGAAATGGACATGTTGGCCACAGGTGGAACTGCATCCCATTCATTGTACAAGGGTGGGCTAACTGATCCAGAAGAG GCAAAGAGACTTAAGGCCATAATGATTGCTGCAGCTGAACTTGCGGCACTGCGGCTTAAAGATTTTCCATCCACAAATCATAAAGGCCTTGGGTTTGGTCAGAGAGATGAAGTATTCCGCCTTCTTGACAAGAATGCTGATGGTAAGATTAGCATTGAAGAACTAATGGAAGTTATGGAAGAGCTCGGAGCACCAGGGGAAGATGCCCGAGAGATGATGCAACTCCTCGATTCAAACAGTGATGGTTCTCTAAGTTCTGATGAATTTggtttgtttcaaaaacag GTTGAATTTATGCGCAATTTAGAGGACAGAGATGTCCAATGCAAGACCATGCTCAATGACAAGCTCCAAGTGGCAGACAACAGTGGCTTGATTCAGGTATACAGCAAAGAATTTGGTGACAGGCTtgtaaattag
- the LOC18603774 gene encoding CBL-interacting serine/threonine-protein kinase 1 isoform X1, with the protein MSSTRTRDKENNNKQQQQQPQPGMLQLGNYELGRTLGEGNFAKVKLAKNLHSGHPFAVKILDKAKIIQLNITDQIKREIATLKLLKHPNVVRLHEVLASKTKIYMVLEYVTGGELFDRIASKGKLSESQGRKLFQQLIDGVSYCHGKGVYHRDLKLENVLIDAKGNIKISDFGLSALPQHIRGDGLLHTTCGSPNYVAPEILANKGYDGATSDIWSCGVILYVILTGYLPFDDRNLAVLYQKIFKGDAQIPKWLSSGARNMIRRILDPNPDTRITIAGIEDDEWFKQDYTPAVADDEEEDLYIDDETFSMDEVASDGTRRPESPTIINAFQLIGMSSCLDLSGFFEEEDVSERKIRFTSNHSAKDLLARIQDIVTEMGFRVQMKNGRLKATQEHRGQKCHGSLSVAAEVFEISPSLYVVELRKSCGDSTVYRQLCKKLSNDLGVRQGQGLVYTEA; encoded by the exons agcagcagcagcagcagccgCAGCCAGGGATGCTGCAATTGGGGAATTACGAGTTAGGAAGGACTCTTGGAGAAGGCAATTTCGCAAAAGTTAAATTGGCTAAGAACCTCCACTCCGGCCACCCTTTTGCTGTTAAGATCCTTGACAAGGCCAAAATCATTCAACTCAACATCACCGATCAG ATCAAGAGAGAAATCGCCACCTTGAAGCTGCTCAAACATCCTAACGTAGTTCGGTTACATGAG GTCTTGGCAAGCAAAACCAAGATTTACATGGTCCTAGAATACGTAACTGGAGGGGAATTGTTTGACAGAATT GCATCCAAAGGGAAACTTTCCGAGTCCCAAGGAAGGAAGCTCTTCCAGCAATTAATTGATGGTGTTAGTTACTGTCACGGCAAAGGTGTTTATCACAGGGATCTTAAG CTCGAAAACGTTCTTATTGATGCAAAAGGGAACATAAAGATATCTGATTTTGGACTCAGTGCGTTGCCCCAACACATCAGG GGGGATGGCTTACTGCATACAACCTGCGGAAGTCCTAACTATGTGGCACCAGAGATTCTCGCTAATAAAGGGTATGATGGTGCCACCTCAGACATATGGTCATGTGGCGTCATCTTGTATGTAATTCTCACCGGATATCTCCCTTTCGATGATAGAAATCTTGCAGTTCTCTATCAGAAG ATTTTCAAAGGGGATGCTCAGATTCCTAAGTGGTTATCATCTGGTGCTCGGAACATGATAAGAAGGATTCTTGATCCAAACCCTGATACCAGGATAACAATTGCAGGTATTGAAGATGATGAATGGTTCAAGCAAGACTATACTCCTGCAGTAGCTGATGATGAGGAAGAAGATTTATACATTGACGATGAAACCTTCTCAATGGATGAAGTG GCATCTGATGGAACTAGAAGACCAGAATCACCCACTATCATTAATGCTTTTCAGTTGATAGGAATGTCCTCATGCCTGGACCTTTCTGGTTTCTTCGAGGAGGAG GATGTCTCTGAAAGGAAGATCAGATTTACATCCAATCATTCGGCAAAAGATTTGCTCGCAAGGATCCAAGATATTGTGACAGAGATGGGAtttcgagtccaaatgaagaaCGGAAGG TTGAAAGCAACACAAGAACACAGAGGCCAGAAATGTCATGGCAGCCTTTCAGTTGCAGCCGAG GTGTTTGAGATAAGCCCATCCTTGTATGTAGTTGAATTAAGAAAATCGTGTGGTGATTCTACAGTTTATAGACAG TTATGTAAAAAGCTTTCAAATGACTTGGGCGTTCGTCAAGGCCAAGGGCTGGTGTACACAGAAGCTTGA
- the LOC18603774 gene encoding CBL-interacting serine/threonine-protein kinase 1 isoform X2 gives MSSTRTRDKENNNKQQQQQPQPGMLQLGNYELGRTLGEGNFAKVKLAKNLHSGHPFAVKILDKAKIIQLNITDQIKREIATLKLLKHPNVVRLHEVLASKTKIYMVLEYVTGGELFDRIASKGKLSESQGRKLFQQLIDGVSYCHGKGVYHRDLKLENVLIDAKGNIKISDFGLSALPQHIRGDGLLHTTCGSPNYVAPEILANKGYDGATSDIWSCGVILYVILTGYLPFDDRNLAVLYQKIFKGDAQIPKWLSSGARNMIRRILDPNPDTRITIAGIEDDEWFKQDYTPAVADDEEEDLYIDDETFSMDEVASDGTRRPESPTIINAFQLIGMSSCLDLSGFFEEEDVSERKIRFTSNHSAKDLLARIQDIVTEMGFRVQMKNGRLKATQEHRGQKCHGSLSVAAEVFEISPSLYVVELRKSCGDSTVYRQV, from the exons agcagcagcagcagcagccgCAGCCAGGGATGCTGCAATTGGGGAATTACGAGTTAGGAAGGACTCTTGGAGAAGGCAATTTCGCAAAAGTTAAATTGGCTAAGAACCTCCACTCCGGCCACCCTTTTGCTGTTAAGATCCTTGACAAGGCCAAAATCATTCAACTCAACATCACCGATCAG ATCAAGAGAGAAATCGCCACCTTGAAGCTGCTCAAACATCCTAACGTAGTTCGGTTACATGAG GTCTTGGCAAGCAAAACCAAGATTTACATGGTCCTAGAATACGTAACTGGAGGGGAATTGTTTGACAGAATT GCATCCAAAGGGAAACTTTCCGAGTCCCAAGGAAGGAAGCTCTTCCAGCAATTAATTGATGGTGTTAGTTACTGTCACGGCAAAGGTGTTTATCACAGGGATCTTAAG CTCGAAAACGTTCTTATTGATGCAAAAGGGAACATAAAGATATCTGATTTTGGACTCAGTGCGTTGCCCCAACACATCAGG GGGGATGGCTTACTGCATACAACCTGCGGAAGTCCTAACTATGTGGCACCAGAGATTCTCGCTAATAAAGGGTATGATGGTGCCACCTCAGACATATGGTCATGTGGCGTCATCTTGTATGTAATTCTCACCGGATATCTCCCTTTCGATGATAGAAATCTTGCAGTTCTCTATCAGAAG ATTTTCAAAGGGGATGCTCAGATTCCTAAGTGGTTATCATCTGGTGCTCGGAACATGATAAGAAGGATTCTTGATCCAAACCCTGATACCAGGATAACAATTGCAGGTATTGAAGATGATGAATGGTTCAAGCAAGACTATACTCCTGCAGTAGCTGATGATGAGGAAGAAGATTTATACATTGACGATGAAACCTTCTCAATGGATGAAGTG GCATCTGATGGAACTAGAAGACCAGAATCACCCACTATCATTAATGCTTTTCAGTTGATAGGAATGTCCTCATGCCTGGACCTTTCTGGTTTCTTCGAGGAGGAG GATGTCTCTGAAAGGAAGATCAGATTTACATCCAATCATTCGGCAAAAGATTTGCTCGCAAGGATCCAAGATATTGTGACAGAGATGGGAtttcgagtccaaatgaagaaCGGAAGG TTGAAAGCAACACAAGAACACAGAGGCCAGAAATGTCATGGCAGCCTTTCAGTTGCAGCCGAG GTGTTTGAGATAAGCCCATCCTTGTATGTAGTTGAATTAAGAAAATCGTGTGGTGATTCTACAGTTTATAGACAGGTATAG